A single genomic interval of Desulfovibrio sp. JC022 harbors:
- a CDS encoding DMT family transporter — translation MRLFFIIMSFLFGALAPTQAGVNLKLRGFVGDPVLAAIVSFTVGTLSLLAYAYFTKVPLPEGSAVFKGPWWMWTGGFMGAFFVAAAIVVAPVLGAGTMMCWMVAGQMVASLLLDHYGIIGYAVREASPGRIAGALLVIVGAVLIEKF, via the coding sequence ATGCGTCTGTTTTTCATCATTATGTCTTTTCTCTTCGGTGCCTTGGCGCCTACTCAGGCCGGGGTGAATCTGAAGTTGCGTGGTTTTGTGGGAGATCCGGTTCTGGCGGCCATTGTATCTTTTACTGTGGGGACGCTGAGCCTGCTGGCTTATGCGTACTTTACCAAAGTTCCCCTTCCCGAAGGTTCTGCTGTGTTTAAAGGCCCATGGTGGATGTGGACCGGCGGTTTTATGGGCGCTTTTTTTGTGGCTGCGGCAATTGTTGTTGCTCCGGTGCTTGGGGCCGGGACCATGATGTGCTGGATGGTTGCCGGGCAGATGGTTGCATCCCTTCTGCTGGACCACTATGGTATCATAGGGTATGCCGTGCGGGAGGCTTCGCCGGGCCGAATTGCCGGGGCATTGCTGGTTATTGTCGGCGCAGTGCTGATTGAGAAATTTTAG
- a CDS encoding 4-hydroxybenzoate octaprenyltransferase, producing MKDILCKYLKKLWENTILVCRMIKIEHSIFALPFAYMGYFLATGAWAGIKPFALLTVAMVAVRSFAMAVNRLFDINIDSENPRTRTRPLVTGELTPFFTFCFIVVCAVVFVFACKGMNELCYKLSYFALGWSAFYSLTKRFTMLCHFVLGSVLGLAPVAGWLCVDPNFSLPAILFFFGVMFWVAGFDILYATQDRKFDRNRGLNSVPANLGIHKALTISTFSHVNTVIFFALAGLAAGLGWIYFSTLAVVGGILLFEHQVISADDMSRVNMAFFAMNGVISVLLFLGTLADIMI from the coding sequence TTGAAGGATATTCTTTGCAAATACTTGAAGAAGTTGTGGGAAAATACAATTCTGGTCTGCCGGATGATCAAGATTGAGCATTCCATTTTTGCTCTGCCGTTTGCATATATGGGCTATTTTCTTGCCACTGGAGCATGGGCCGGAATCAAACCCTTTGCCCTGCTGACTGTCGCAATGGTGGCAGTGCGCTCTTTTGCCATGGCGGTGAACAGACTCTTTGATATTAATATCGACAGCGAAAACCCGCGAACCCGGACCCGCCCGCTTGTTACCGGGGAGTTGACTCCATTTTTTACTTTTTGTTTTATAGTAGTTTGTGCGGTTGTCTTTGTTTTCGCCTGTAAGGGGATGAATGAACTTTGCTACAAGCTTTCATATTTCGCACTGGGGTGGTCCGCTTTTTATTCCCTGACCAAACGGTTCACCATGCTTTGCCACTTTGTGCTCGGCTCGGTTCTTGGTCTTGCCCCGGTGGCAGGCTGGCTTTGTGTTGATCCTAATTTTTCCCTGCCCGCGATTCTGTTCTTCTTCGGTGTGATGTTCTGGGTGGCTGGATTCGATATCCTCTACGCTACGCAGGATCGAAAGTTTGACCGCAACCGGGGACTTAATTCTGTTCCGGCCAATCTTGGCATTCATAAAGCTCTGACCATTTCCACTTTCAGTCATGTGAATACGGTTATCTTTTTCGCACTGGCGGGGCTTGCTGCCGGACTGGGCTGGATTTACTTTTCAACCCTCGCTGTTGTGGGCGGAATCCTTCTTTTTGAGCATCAGGTTATTTCTGCCGATGATATGAGCCGGGTAAATATGGCTTTTTTTGCCATGAACGGGGTTATATCCGTGTTGCTGTTTCTTGGTACCCTTGCGGATATAATGATTTAG